A genomic region of Fervidobacterium gondwanense DSM 13020 contains the following coding sequences:
- a CDS encoding RrF2 family transcriptional regulator — protein MAITMKSEYAIKIMILISLENKRVNAREIVKKCRAKLPLEFAEKILADLARNGILRAYRGRGGGYELSKSIDDITVYDIVAAVDNPTDAIKCFVNVDEDETTPEACTVNRIWEVVLEQMEGTLKSIKLKNLIEDYKARCNLV, from the coding sequence ATGGCAATCACAATGAAGAGTGAGTACGCTATAAAGATAATGATATTGATAAGCCTTGAAAACAAGCGTGTTAACGCACGCGAAATTGTTAAAAAGTGCCGAGCGAAATTGCCACTCGAATTTGCAGAAAAGATTTTAGCAGACTTAGCTCGGAACGGGATATTACGTGCTTATCGTGGCAGAGGCGGTGGATACGAACTTTCGAAAAGCATAGATGATATAACAGTTTACGACATAGTAGCTGCTGTCGACAACCCTACTGATGCGATAAAATGTTTTGTAAACGTAGACGAAGATGAAACAACACCAGAAGCTTGTACGGTGAATAGAATATGGGAAGTTGTCCTTGAACAGATGGAAGGGACTCTCAAAAGCATTAAGTTGAAAAACCTAATAGAAGATTACAAAGCGAGGTGCAATCTTGTTTGA
- the mnmA gene encoding tRNA 2-thiouridine(34) synthase MnmA, translating to MNNINNGKKVGILLSGGVDSAVALYLLLKEGFDVTAYHMKTVSDQLYLTKQIKHKVCCSPSDTYDAQLIAKKFNVPFKIVHIEDTFREKIIDYFINENLAGKTPNPCFFCNDYIKFGAVMDVALSDGMDYVASGHYARIIDGKLYKAVDESKDQSYFLASIRKEKLSRILLPNGNYSKDEIRRIAQEQGIHVAQKIDSQDLCFLPDNDLKGFFEDNGIRVQPGNIITTDGKIIGKHEGLPFYTIGQRKFGIATGGRLYIKSKNVEGNFILATPLDEVYEKDMVVSNVNAYEELPEKFEATVKIRKKFNEIKCTVTVENDKLYVQFEEPAFAVTPGQIAVFYDSPRVICAGVIEK from the coding sequence TTGAACAATATAAACAATGGAAAAAAAGTCGGTATACTTCTCAGCGGTGGTGTAGATAGCGCTGTAGCACTCTACTTGCTTTTAAAAGAAGGCTTTGATGTTACGGCATACCACATGAAAACAGTTAGCGATCAACTCTATTTGACTAAACAAATTAAGCACAAAGTCTGCTGCAGTCCATCCGATACTTACGATGCACAGTTAATTGCGAAAAAATTCAACGTGCCATTTAAGATAGTTCACATAGAGGACACTTTCAGAGAGAAGATCATAGACTATTTCATCAACGAAAATCTCGCCGGAAAGACACCAAACCCATGTTTTTTTTGTAACGACTACATAAAATTCGGTGCTGTGATGGATGTTGCATTATCGGACGGAATGGACTACGTTGCCTCAGGTCACTATGCAAGGATAATCGACGGGAAGCTTTACAAAGCGGTTGATGAAAGCAAGGACCAGTCTTACTTCCTTGCGTCTATAAGAAAAGAAAAACTTTCAAGAATTTTGCTCCCAAATGGCAATTACTCAAAAGATGAGATAAGAAGAATAGCGCAAGAACAAGGCATCCATGTTGCGCAGAAAATAGACTCTCAGGACTTGTGTTTCCTGCCAGACAACGACTTGAAGGGCTTTTTTGAAGACAATGGTATAAGAGTTCAGCCGGGAAATATAATTACAACGGATGGTAAAATAATTGGAAAGCATGAAGGACTGCCATTTTACACGATTGGTCAAAGAAAATTTGGAATTGCCACAGGGGGTAGGTTGTACATAAAATCAAAGAACGTGGAAGGAAACTTTATTCTTGCCACACCGTTAGATGAGGTTTATGAAAAGGATATGGTTGTTTCAAACGTTAATGCCTACGAAGAACTGCCAGAAAAGTTCGAGGCAACGGTGAAGATAAGAAAGAAATTTAATGAGATAAAATGTACTGTGACTGTAGAAAATGATAAACTTTACGTCCAATTTGAAGAACCCGCCTTTGCTGTAACTCCTGGTCAGATTGCGGTTTTTTACGATAGTCCAAGAGTTATCTGCGCTGGGGTAATTGAAAAATAG